One genomic region from Streptomyces sp. NBC_01304 encodes:
- a CDS encoding class F sortase — protein sequence MAEPEAMRPRQGRRRVYRAAALAGAAALAVGLASGCSKSSDGGGTQHVNAESASVLTPSVPNHIDIPSIKVDADLGTVGLDANGQMETPPFDQPMKADWYKQGPTPGEKGPAAIAGHMDTADTPKAVFYNLKELKKNAEIDIRREDGTTAVFKVDEVDTYKKDQFPTDKVYNKTDKAELRLITCGGDLTKDRHWDSNVVVFAHLTGKA from the coding sequence GCCAGGGCCGCCGTCGCGTGTACCGCGCGGCGGCCCTGGCGGGGGCCGCCGCCCTCGCGGTCGGCCTGGCGTCCGGCTGCTCGAAGTCCTCGGACGGCGGCGGCACCCAGCACGTCAACGCGGAGTCGGCGAGCGTGCTCACGCCGTCCGTGCCCAACCACATCGACATCCCCAGCATCAAGGTCGACGCCGACCTCGGCACGGTGGGCCTGGACGCGAACGGCCAGATGGAGACCCCGCCGTTCGACCAGCCGATGAAGGCCGACTGGTACAAGCAGGGCCCGACGCCGGGTGAGAAGGGTCCGGCCGCGATCGCCGGCCACATGGACACCGCGGACACCCCGAAGGCCGTGTTCTACAACCTCAAGGAACTGAAGAAGAACGCGGAGATCGACATCCGCCGCGAGGACGGCACGACCGCCGTCTTCAAGGTCGACGAGGTGGACACGTACAAGAAGGACCAGTTCCCGACGGACAAGGTCTACAACAAGACCGACAAGGCGGAGCTCCGCCTGATCACCTGCGGCGGCGACCTCACCAAGGACCGCCACTGGGACTCCAACGTCGTCGTCTTCGCGCACCTGACCGGCAAGGCGTAG